The following are from one region of the Phycisphaeraceae bacterium genome:
- the frr gene encoding ribosome recycling factor, with translation MDPKSIKNDAETSMVKALEYLKSELRGIRTGRASPALVEYVKVDYYGSMTDLKSLAMISVPEATQIVITPFDPQSLGEIRRALEASDLGLNPRVDGKAIRVSIPPLSGERRQQLVGHAKKMGEEAKVSMRNVRRDANKHADGLKNVKAVNYSEDVIEGLKEDIQTMLKKHEGEVDVVVAAKSKEILEV, from the coding sequence ATGGACCCCAAATCGATCAAGAACGACGCCGAGACCTCCATGGTCAAGGCCCTCGAGTACCTCAAGAGCGAGCTCCGCGGCATCCGCACCGGCCGCGCCTCCCCGGCGCTCGTCGAGTACGTCAAGGTCGACTATTACGGGTCCATGACCGACCTGAAGTCCCTCGCGATGATCAGCGTCCCCGAGGCCACCCAGATCGTCATCACCCCCTTCGACCCCCAGTCCCTGGGCGAGATCCGGCGAGCCCTCGAGGCCAGCGACCTGGGCCTCAACCCGCGCGTCGACGGCAAGGCCATCCGCGTCAGCATCCCGCCCCTCTCGGGCGAACGCCGCCAGCAGCTCGTCGGCCACGCCAAGAAGATGGGCGAAGAGGCCAAGGTCTCCATGCGCAATGTCCGTCGCGACGCCAACAAGCACGCCGACGGGCTCAAGAATGTAAAGGCCGTCAACTACTCCGAGGATGTCATCGAGGGGCTCAAGGAAGACATCCAGACCATGCTCAAGAAGCACGAGGGCGAGGTCGATGTGGTCGTCGCGGCCAAGTCGAAGGAAATCCTCGAGGTCTGA
- a CDS encoding GNAT family N-acetyltransferase — protein MPDVVIDRIDTRDTELLAHLFNQMFRPPRDAESFERRFSGRAKILAMAARVEKDAVGFYVGFELKPSVHFAWLCGVVPEMRRMGIATQLMHAAMDWSRTEGYRFLRFECHNQHRPFLHFGIANDFDIVGMRWDPDMATNLVIFERTLRDE, from the coding sequence ATGCCTGACGTCGTCATCGATCGCATCGACACCCGCGACACCGAGCTCCTCGCGCACCTGTTCAACCAGATGTTCAGGCCCCCTCGCGACGCCGAATCCTTCGAGCGTCGCTTCTCCGGGCGCGCCAAGATCCTCGCGATGGCAGCGCGCGTCGAGAAGGACGCCGTCGGCTTCTATGTCGGCTTCGAACTCAAGCCCTCGGTCCACTTCGCGTGGCTCTGCGGCGTCGTGCCCGAGATGCGCCGCATGGGCATCGCCACCCAACTCATGCACGCCGCCATGGACTGGTCGCGCACCGAGGGCTACCGCTTCCTCCGTTTCGAATGCCACAACCAGCACAGGCCATTCCTGCACTTCGGGATCGCGAACGATTTCGATATCGTGGGGATGCGCTGGGACCCGGATATGGCGACCAACCTCGTGATCTTCGAGCGGACGCTGCGCGACGAGTGA
- the efp gene encoding elongation factor P, protein MKATDLRPGAAIRMDGKLYVVTKFEHRTPGNLRAFIQVKIRDVLSGQLIDKRLASTEEIEGTTLDRRPFEYLYSDNSGHTFMDSENYEQITLSDEFLGDAMLFVRPNTTVVMLLHDEAPVSIELPASVELVVTDTPPGIKGATATNQLKEATCETGLKTRVPPFISNGETIRVATADGSYQSRA, encoded by the coding sequence GTGAAAGCGACTGATCTTCGTCCCGGCGCCGCCATCCGCATGGACGGCAAACTCTACGTGGTCACCAAGTTCGAGCACCGCACCCCGGGCAACCTCCGCGCGTTCATCCAGGTCAAGATCCGCGATGTGCTCTCGGGCCAGCTCATCGACAAGCGCCTCGCGTCCACGGAAGAGATCGAGGGCACCACGCTCGACCGGCGCCCCTTCGAGTACCTCTACTCCGACAACTCCGGGCACACCTTCATGGACTCGGAGAACTACGAGCAGATCACCCTCAGCGACGAGTTCCTGGGCGACGCGATGCTCTTCGTCCGACCCAACACCACCGTCGTCATGCTCCTCCACGACGAGGCGCCGGTCAGCATCGAGCTCCCGGCCAGCGTCGAGCTGGTCGTGACCGACACCCCCCCGGGCATCAAGGGCGCGACCGCGACCAACCAGCTCAAGGAAGCCACCTGCGAGACCGGGCTCAAGACACGCGTCCCCCCCTTCATCAGCAACGGCGAGACGATCCGCGTCGCCACGGCCGACGGGTCGTACCAGTCACGCGCGTAA
- a CDS encoding MBL fold metallo-hydrolase produces the protein MDAQAPTTLSRRQFAALTFFAAAGATLGIAPSPALARALSRAADPTPFSWKEVAPGVRIASEQGGNALVLVAGGQALLVDCKNPPYGPALRRDASAMGGTLTTVVNTHHHADHTGGNAAFTNNLSVIAYEKGAARTKGQIARYKAALDGVPADSEFAKDARAMLEALSSRAEAAWAPTRTISTKEELQIGGERVVLEPIGPAHTDNDVAVFLPGKNVLHTGDLCFHKLHPFVDPSGGSDIEGWIRACDRLMQIANGSTVVVPGHGEVTDRAGIEGQKKFLVALRDFVTKQIRDGRTAEDVREMRVPGYESLGFEQIRPFTMSGAYAVLKAAMGNGR, from the coding sequence ATGGACGCCCAAGCCCCGACGACCCTCTCGCGCCGCCAGTTCGCCGCCCTGACCTTCTTCGCCGCCGCCGGCGCGACGCTGGGCATCGCCCCCAGCCCCGCCCTGGCCCGCGCGCTCTCGCGCGCCGCCGACCCGACGCCCTTCTCGTGGAAGGAAGTCGCCCCGGGCGTCAGGATCGCCAGCGAGCAGGGCGGCAACGCGCTGGTCCTGGTCGCCGGGGGCCAGGCGCTGCTCGTCGACTGCAAGAACCCTCCCTACGGCCCGGCCCTGCGTCGCGACGCCAGCGCCATGGGGGGCACGCTCACCACCGTGGTCAACACTCATCACCACGCCGACCACACCGGGGGCAACGCGGCGTTCACCAACAACCTCAGCGTCATCGCGTACGAGAAGGGCGCCGCTCGCACGAAAGGGCAGATCGCGCGCTACAAGGCGGCGCTGGATGGCGTGCCGGCCGACTCCGAGTTCGCCAAGGACGCGCGCGCGATGCTCGAGGCGCTCAGCAGCCGCGCCGAAGCCGCGTGGGCGCCGACGCGCACGATCTCGACGAAGGAAGAGCTCCAGATCGGGGGCGAGCGCGTGGTCCTCGAGCCCATCGGCCCGGCGCACACCGACAACGATGTCGCCGTCTTCCTGCCCGGGAAGAATGTGCTGCACACGGGCGACCTGTGCTTCCACAAGCTGCACCCCTTCGTCGATCCGAGCGGCGGATCCGACATCGAGGGCTGGATCCGCGCGTGCGACCGGCTCATGCAGATCGCCAACGGCAGCACGGTCGTCGTGCCGGGCCACGGCGAGGTCACCGATCGCGCCGGCATCGAGGGCCAGAAGAAGTTCCTCGTCGCGCTGCGCGACTTCGTGACGAAGCAGATCCGCGACGGACGCACGGCGGAAGATGTGCGCGAGATGCGCGTTCCCGGATACGAATCGCTGGGGTTCGAGCAGATCAGGCCCTTCACGATGAGCGGGGCGTACGCCGTGCTGAAGGCTGCGATGGGCAACGGGCGATAG
- a CDS encoding radical SAM protein translates to MPATYSPPKELPHLDALDAGLLAAVARGEARLTGEQSLDLLRSAPLFTLGRWADARCRSLHGDHLRTYVIDRNINYTNVCSAKCTFCAFRRDAEDHDSYTLDYETLYAKIAELSEIGGTQILMQGGMNPDLPLDWYLTLLRGIKERFPHIHVHGFSPPEFTEFVHFFNPPGATFEDKVRWVMVRLKDAGLDSLPGGGGEIFSNPVRRKIGLGKCDAESWLTVMYVAHSLGMFTSATMMFGHIDGLADRVHHMLLVRQWQDRAKREFGAGVEDEYGRVRPGGHYKAFISWPFQRENTPLGRLKEWGQREGELGQPYPGDVVANLTGDGDPKAHPEFGRRLRMAGATEYLRTQALSRLVLDNVYSIGASWVTMGPHIGQTALSFGANDMGSVMMEENVVSSAGTTYCLDETVLCRLIRDAGFTPAQRDNVYDILSIKDDAPGSDAPDLRVTDWSRHRAKRLHIESKAEQQPLATGVSVTVSAKKD, encoded by the coding sequence ATGCCAGCGACCTATTCCCCGCCGAAGGAACTCCCGCACCTTGACGCCCTGGACGCCGGGCTGCTCGCGGCCGTCGCGAGGGGCGAGGCGCGTCTGACGGGCGAGCAATCGCTCGACCTGCTGCGTTCGGCGCCGCTCTTCACGCTGGGGCGCTGGGCCGACGCGCGCTGCCGCTCGCTGCACGGGGACCACCTGCGGACCTACGTGATCGATCGCAACATCAACTACACGAATGTGTGCAGCGCGAAGTGCACCTTCTGCGCGTTCCGGCGCGACGCCGAGGACCACGACTCGTACACGCTCGACTACGAGACGCTGTACGCGAAGATCGCGGAGCTGTCCGAGATCGGGGGGACGCAGATCCTGATGCAGGGCGGGATGAACCCCGACCTGCCGCTCGACTGGTACCTCACACTGCTGAGAGGGATCAAGGAGCGCTTCCCCCACATCCATGTCCACGGGTTCTCGCCCCCCGAGTTCACCGAGTTCGTGCACTTCTTCAACCCCCCGGGCGCGACTTTCGAGGACAAGGTCCGCTGGGTCATGGTGCGTCTGAAGGACGCCGGGCTCGATTCGCTGCCGGGGGGCGGGGGCGAGATCTTCTCGAACCCCGTCCGGCGCAAGATCGGGCTGGGCAAGTGCGACGCCGAGAGTTGGCTGACCGTGATGTATGTCGCGCACTCGCTGGGCATGTTCACCAGCGCGACGATGATGTTCGGGCACATCGACGGGCTCGCCGATCGCGTGCACCACATGCTGCTCGTGCGCCAGTGGCAGGACCGCGCGAAGCGCGAGTTCGGCGCAGGCGTGGAGGACGAGTACGGTCGCGTGCGCCCGGGCGGGCACTACAAGGCGTTCATCTCGTGGCCCTTCCAGCGCGAGAACACGCCCCTGGGCCGGCTCAAAGAGTGGGGCCAGCGCGAGGGCGAACTGGGCCAGCCCTACCCCGGCGATGTCGTCGCCAACCTCACCGGCGACGGCGACCCGAAAGCACACCCGGAGTTCGGTCGTCGCCTGCGCATGGCGGGCGCGACGGAATACCTGCGCACGCAGGCGCTCTCGCGCCTCGTGCTCGACAATGTCTACTCGATCGGCGCGTCGTGGGTGACGATGGGCCCGCACATCGGGCAGACGGCCCTCTCGTTCGGCGCGAACGACATGGGCAGCGTGATGATGGAAGAGAATGTCGTCTCGTCCGCCGGCACGACGTATTGCCTGGACGAGACGGTGCTGTGCCGCCTGATCCGCGACGCGGGGTTCACGCCGGCGCAGCGCGACAATGTGTACGACATCCTCTCGATCAAGGACGACGCCCCCGGAAGCGACGCCCCCGACCTGCGCGTGACCGACTGGTCGCGCCATCGCGCGAAGCGCCTGCACATCGAGAGCAAGGCCGAACAGCAGCCCCTCGCGACGGGGGTGTCGGTGACGGTCAGCGCAAAGAAGGATTGA
- a CDS encoding adenosylcobalamin-dependent ribonucleoside-diphosphate reductase, with amino-acid sequence MKITRKFTKSGTDPFTSVEWVKRSSRIGNPDGSVVFEMKDAEVPSSWSQLATDIMVSKYFRKAGVPQVDAKGKPITNADGSPVTGPEKSARQVIHRLAGCWRHWGESHGYFDSKEDAQAFYDELCHMMVHQMAAPNSPQWFNTGLNWAYGISGPAQGHYFVDPKTGALQLSDDAYSHPQPHACFIQSVSDDLVSEGGIMDLWVREARLFKYGSGTGTNFSQLRGENEPLAGGGKSSGLMSWLRIGDRAAGAIKSGGTTRRAAKMVCLDMDHPDIEHFVNWKVREELKVAAMVEGLKRLGEGDKATADRLGLKLDYDFNGEAYATVSGQNSNNSVRIPDAFFEAVDADADWTLFNRVGGEVAKVVKARKLWHEIGYAAWRCADPGVQYDSTINAWHTCPESGRINASNPCSEYMFLDNTACNLASINLLKFYDPKTREFDIERYEHAIDLWTVVLEISVLMAAFPSKEIAELSYKFRTLGLGYANLGAMLMQAGVPYDSEEGRALCAALTAILTGRSYRQSAEMARQMGAFPGYEQNKQHMLRVMRNHRRAAHGVARNATGKEAYESLKIAPVPLDHGVMKSCRALSNAQGILSHATKSWDEALAIGEKFGYRNAQVTVIAPTGTIGLLMDCDTTGVEPDFALVKFKKLAGGGYFKIANASLKPALVALGYSEEHVRDIITYVMGTLRLDVPLPAKDGSASGSAGAGTLADFLVAKGLTRDELKKVEDALPGVFELQFALNAWALGDDALKRLGIEPLKAKADMSFNLLRTLGLTKQQIDSLNETICGTQTVEGAPHLRDEDYAVFDCANRCGKKGQRFIEPQGHIRMMAAAQPFISGAISKTINLPNEASVDDIMAAYRMSWELGLKANALYRDGCKLSQPLSSKSDSDKGDESDSDESESSKEAGRRLDDAQVRMLTDEDDEKEGIDAAREEVAARVVEVARSVVKGSSTPEVETKLEQVWRPIRRRLPDTRRSFTHKFNVAGHEGYLTVGVYEDGRPGELFITMAKEGSTIGGLMDSLGTATSVALQYGVPIESLVNKFTHQRFEPAGMTMNPDIPFAKSLVDYIFRWMGIQFIAGYRDANVPKRSTDKPRTERLSDAPSALPRFRADGVEHTGAAPAPVATPERKREVVIVGDAEMAQAGDVLSVAMRDMQGDAPACEVCGTITVRNGACYKCLNCGHSMGCS; translated from the coding sequence ATGAAGATCACCCGCAAGTTCACCAAGTCCGGAACCGACCCCTTCACCTCTGTCGAGTGGGTCAAGCGTTCCTCGCGCATCGGCAACCCCGACGGCTCCGTCGTCTTTGAGATGAAGGACGCCGAGGTTCCGTCGTCGTGGTCGCAGTTGGCCACGGACATCATGGTGAGCAAGTACTTTCGCAAGGCCGGCGTGCCGCAGGTCGATGCGAAGGGCAAGCCCATCACCAACGCCGACGGCTCGCCCGTGACGGGCCCCGAGAAGTCGGCGCGTCAGGTGATTCATCGCCTGGCCGGGTGCTGGCGCCACTGGGGCGAGTCGCACGGCTACTTCGATTCGAAGGAGGACGCGCAGGCGTTCTACGACGAACTCTGCCACATGATGGTCCACCAGATGGCGGCGCCCAACAGCCCCCAGTGGTTCAACACCGGGCTCAACTGGGCCTACGGCATCAGCGGGCCGGCGCAGGGTCATTACTTCGTCGATCCCAAGACCGGCGCGCTGCAACTCTCCGACGACGCGTACTCGCACCCCCAGCCCCACGCGTGCTTCATCCAGAGCGTGAGCGACGACCTCGTGAGCGAGGGCGGCATCATGGACCTCTGGGTTCGCGAGGCCCGCCTCTTCAAGTACGGCAGCGGCACGGGCACGAACTTCAGCCAGTTGCGCGGCGAGAACGAGCCCCTCGCCGGCGGCGGCAAGTCGTCTGGGCTGATGTCCTGGCTGCGCATCGGCGACCGTGCCGCGGGCGCGATCAAGTCCGGCGGCACGACACGCCGCGCCGCCAAGATGGTCTGCCTCGACATGGACCACCCGGACATCGAGCACTTCGTCAACTGGAAGGTGCGCGAGGAACTGAAGGTCGCCGCGATGGTCGAGGGGCTCAAGCGCCTCGGCGAGGGCGACAAGGCGACGGCGGACCGTCTCGGGCTGAAACTCGACTACGACTTCAACGGCGAGGCGTACGCGACCGTCAGCGGTCAGAACAGCAACAACTCGGTGCGCATCCCCGACGCGTTCTTCGAGGCGGTCGACGCCGACGCCGACTGGACGCTCTTCAACCGCGTGGGCGGCGAGGTGGCGAAGGTCGTGAAGGCGCGCAAGTTGTGGCACGAGATCGGCTACGCCGCGTGGCGATGCGCCGACCCCGGCGTGCAGTACGACAGCACGATCAACGCGTGGCACACCTGCCCCGAGTCGGGCCGGATCAACGCGAGCAACCCGTGCTCGGAGTACATGTTCCTCGACAACACGGCGTGCAACCTGGCGTCGATCAACCTGCTGAAGTTCTACGACCCCAAGACGCGTGAATTCGACATCGAGCGGTACGAGCACGCGATCGACCTGTGGACGGTCGTGCTCGAGATCAGCGTGCTCATGGCCGCGTTCCCGAGCAAGGAGATCGCGGAGCTGTCCTACAAGTTCCGCACGCTGGGCCTGGGCTACGCGAACCTGGGCGCGATGCTGATGCAGGCGGGCGTGCCGTACGACAGCGAGGAAGGCCGCGCCCTGTGCGCCGCGCTCACCGCGATCCTGACGGGGCGTTCGTACCGCCAGTCGGCCGAGATGGCCAGGCAGATGGGCGCGTTCCCCGGGTACGAGCAGAACAAGCAGCACATGCTGCGCGTGATGCGCAACCACCGTCGCGCCGCGCACGGCGTGGCCCGCAACGCGACGGGTAAGGAGGCGTACGAGTCGCTGAAGATCGCGCCCGTCCCGCTGGACCACGGCGTGATGAAGTCCTGCCGCGCCCTGAGCAACGCGCAGGGCATCCTGTCGCACGCGACGAAGTCGTGGGACGAGGCGCTGGCGATCGGCGAGAAGTTCGGCTACCGCAACGCGCAGGTCACGGTCATCGCGCCCACCGGCACGATCGGCCTGCTGATGGACTGCGACACCACCGGCGTCGAGCCCGACTTCGCGCTGGTGAAGTTCAAGAAACTCGCCGGCGGCGGGTACTTCAAGATCGCCAACGCCTCGCTCAAGCCCGCGCTGGTCGCGCTGGGCTACAGCGAGGAGCATGTGCGCGACATCATCACCTATGTGATGGGCACGCTGCGCCTGGATGTGCCCCTCCCGGCGAAGGACGGCAGCGCGTCTGGCAGCGCCGGCGCCGGCACCCTCGCCGACTTCCTCGTCGCCAAGGGGCTGACCCGCGACGAGCTGAAGAAGGTCGAGGACGCGCTGCCCGGCGTGTTCGAACTGCAGTTCGCGCTCAACGCGTGGGCGCTGGGCGACGACGCCCTCAAGCGCCTCGGCATCGAGCCCCTCAAGGCCAAGGCCGACATGTCCTTCAACCTGCTGCGCACGCTGGGGCTGACGAAGCAGCAGATCGATTCGCTCAACGAGACGATCTGCGGCACGCAGACCGTCGAGGGCGCGCCGCACCTGCGCGACGAGGACTACGCGGTGTTCGACTGCGCGAACCGCTGCGGCAAGAAGGGCCAGCGGTTCATCGAGCCCCAGGGCCACATCCGCATGATGGCCGCCGCCCAGCCGTTCATCTCGGGCGCGATCAGCAAGACGATCAACCTGCCCAACGAGGCGAGCGTCGACGACATCATGGCCGCGTACCGCATGTCGTGGGAACTGGGTCTCAAGGCCAACGCGCTCTATCGCGACGGCTGCAAGCTGAGCCAGCCCCTGTCTTCCAAAAGCGACAGCGACAAAGGGGACGAGTCCGATTCCGACGAATCCGAGTCTTCCAAGGAAGCCGGGCGACGACTGGACGACGCCCAGGTGCGAATGCTGACCGACGAGGACGACGAGAAGGAGGGCATCGACGCGGCCCGCGAGGAAGTCGCGGCGCGCGTGGTCGAGGTCGCCCGCTCGGTCGTGAAGGGCTCGTCGACGCCCGAGGTCGAGACGAAGCTCGAGCAGGTCTGGCGCCCGATCCGTCGTCGCTTGCCCGACACGCGGCGCTCGTTCACGCACAAGTTCAATGTCGCGGGCCACGAGGGCTATCTCACGGTCGGCGTGTACGAGGACGGTCGCCCGGGCGAACTCTTCATCACGATGGCGAAGGAGGGCTCGACGATCGGCGGCCTGATGGACTCGCTGGGCACCGCGACGAGCGTCGCGCTGCAGTACGGCGTGCCGATCGAGTCGCTCGTGAACAAGTTCACGCACCAGCGCTTCGAGCCCGCCGGGATGACGATGAACCCGGACATCCCCTTCGCGAAGTCGCTCGTCGACTACATCTTCCGCTGGATGGGCATCCAGTTCATCGCGGGCTACCGCGACGCGAACGTGCCCAAGCGTTCGACGGACAAGCCAAGGACCGAGCGTCTGAGCGACGCGCCCAGCGCGCTGCCCCGGTTCCGCGCCGACGGCGTGGAGCACACCGGCGCCGCCCCTGCCCCCGTCGCCACACCGGAGCGGAAGCGAGAGGTGGTGATCGTGGGCGACGCTGAGATGGCGCAGGCGGGCGATGTCCTGAGCGTCGCGATGCGCGACATGCAGGGCGACGCGCCGGCGTGCGAGGTCTGCGGCACGATCACGGTGCGCAACGGCGCGTGTTACAAGTGTCTGAACTGCGGCCACAGCATGGGCTGCAGCTGA
- a CDS encoding dCTP deaminase: MGVLCDTQIRELVGIEPFEDNKKRPGRISWGVSSYGYDVRVGSRFKIFTPTPRSGEVTIVDPKKFTDDLFVEVDASVNANKPGWGPEGGVVIPPNSFALCETVETITVPRDVLVVCVGKSTYARCGLIVNVTPLEPEWRGKVTIEISNTTPLPAKVYANEGIAQFIFFKGDRVCAVSYADKGGKYQDQAGLTLPRVD; the protein is encoded by the coding sequence ATGGGCGTGCTCTGCGACACCCAGATCCGCGAACTCGTCGGCATCGAGCCCTTCGAGGACAACAAGAAGCGCCCGGGACGAATCTCCTGGGGCGTCTCCTCCTATGGCTACGACGTGCGCGTCGGCTCGCGCTTCAAGATCTTCACCCCCACGCCGCGCTCGGGCGAAGTGACCATCGTCGACCCCAAGAAGTTCACCGACGACCTGTTCGTCGAGGTCGACGCCTCCGTCAACGCCAACAAGCCCGGCTGGGGCCCCGAGGGCGGCGTCGTCATCCCCCCAAACTCCTTCGCGCTCTGCGAGACCGTCGAGACCATCACCGTCCCGCGCGATGTCCTCGTCGTCTGCGTCGGCAAGTCCACCTACGCCCGCTGCGGCCTCATCGTGAATGTCACCCCCCTCGAGCCCGAGTGGCGCGGGAAGGTGACCATCGAGATCTCCAACACCACGCCCCTCCCCGCCAAGGTCTACGCCAACGAGGGCATCGCCCAGTTCATCTTCTTCAAGGGTGATCGCGTGTGCGCCGTGTCGTACGCGGATAAGGGCGGGAAGTACCAGGATCAGGCGGGGCTGACGCTGCCGCGAGTTGATTGA
- a CDS encoding UvrD-helicase domain-containing protein yields the protein MELPALDHDPAADALLEGLTEPQRRAVEHTEGPLLIIAGPGSGKTRVITRRIAHLIRMGIPPWQIMALTFTNKAAGEMRERALHLLGDDERFSRGLTVTTFHSLCARLLRRYADEAQLPGITGTYSIYDSGDQQSLMKRVIAAAGLSTTNWPPGAVLNRISDAKNKLQDAAAFAKGAHDFHARTIAKLYEGYEKALRAANAVDFDDLLMLTVKTLSTRPRIASEVRERWQYIMVDEYQDTNHAQFTLATLIAKREDGSTPNICVVGDPDQSIYGWRGADIANILEFEQQFPGCEVISLGQNFRSTPTILRVADVLIKHNTVRKDKDLFTDRKGGHKPEVVMCRDEHHESALVVDWFKSARESTEGTPGSGAPIEWKDCAVFYRTNALSRVMEDAFRGAGVPYVIARGTAFYEREEVKDALAYLRLLANPSDDVSLLRIVNKPTRGIGATSLARVQLLAEERGVPMLRALAMTEGLEGVSARASNAMREFVTMVENWSGQGSFLGAEVSGSLSELAARVLKESGLEEHYAKKSGETEEQREERAANLAELVSSAREFELEYDPGADAAAAPTETQSPPLLTMLRGYLESVSLVADADKVDPARGAVTLMTLHAAKGLEFRAVAMIGLEEGLLPHSRARESASELEEERRLAFVGVTRAMERLLITSAKYRTVRGMRDRTVPSQFLRELPEDGVVFSDQADTLGHEDADDFGERVAKTWGEPKMNAQFPTGCMVRHPRFGVGKVVAVTGGMDAKATVAFRDVGTKTLVLRYANLHRVD from the coding sequence ATGGAACTCCCCGCTTTGGACCACGACCCTGCCGCTGACGCGCTCCTGGAAGGGCTGACCGAGCCCCAGCGCCGGGCGGTCGAGCACACCGAGGGCCCGCTGCTGATCATCGCGGGCCCGGGGTCGGGCAAGACGCGCGTGATCACGCGCCGGATCGCGCACCTGATCCGCATGGGCATCCCGCCCTGGCAGATCATGGCGCTGACCTTCACGAACAAGGCGGCGGGCGAGATGCGCGAGCGCGCGCTCCACCTGCTGGGCGACGACGAGCGCTTCTCGCGCGGGCTGACGGTGACGACCTTCCACTCGCTGTGCGCTCGCCTGCTGCGCCGCTACGCCGACGAGGCGCAACTGCCCGGGATCACCGGGACCTATTCGATCTACGACTCGGGCGATCAGCAGTCGCTGATGAAGCGCGTGATCGCGGCGGCGGGCCTGAGCACGACGAACTGGCCCCCGGGCGCGGTGCTGAACAGGATCAGCGACGCGAAGAACAAACTGCAGGACGCGGCGGCGTTCGCCAAGGGCGCGCACGACTTCCACGCGCGCACGATCGCGAAGCTCTACGAGGGCTACGAGAAGGCGCTGCGTGCCGCCAACGCGGTGGACTTCGACGACCTGCTCATGCTGACGGTCAAGACGCTGAGCACGCGCCCGCGCATCGCGAGCGAGGTGCGCGAGCGCTGGCAGTACATCATGGTCGACGAGTACCAGGACACCAACCACGCGCAGTTCACGCTGGCGACGCTGATCGCCAAACGCGAGGACGGCAGCACGCCCAACATCTGCGTGGTGGGCGACCCGGACCAGTCGATCTATGGCTGGCGAGGGGCGGACATCGCGAACATCCTCGAGTTCGAGCAGCAGTTCCCGGGGTGCGAGGTGATCTCGCTGGGGCAGAACTTCCGCAGCACGCCCACGATCCTGCGCGTGGCGGATGTGCTCATCAAGCACAACACGGTGCGCAAGGACAAGGACCTGTTCACCGATCGCAAGGGCGGGCACAAGCCCGAGGTGGTCATGTGCCGCGACGAGCACCACGAGTCGGCGCTGGTGGTGGACTGGTTCAAGAGCGCGCGCGAGAGCACCGAGGGGACCCCCGGTTCGGGCGCGCCGATCGAGTGGAAGGACTGCGCAGTCTTCTATCGCACCAACGCGCTGTCGCGCGTGATGGAGGACGCGTTCCGGGGGGCGGGCGTGCCCTATGTGATCGCTCGCGGAACCGCGTTCTACGAGCGCGAAGAGGTGAAGGACGCGCTGGCGTACCTGCGCCTGCTCGCGAACCCCAGCGACGATGTTTCGCTGCTGCGCATCGTGAACAAGCCGACGCGCGGCATCGGCGCGACCTCGCTGGCGCGCGTGCAGTTGCTCGCGGAGGAGCGCGGCGTGCCCATGCTGCGCGCGCTCGCGATGACCGAGGGCCTCGAGGGCGTGTCGGCCCGCGCGTCCAACGCGATGCGCGAGTTCGTGACGATGGTCGAGAACTGGAGCGGGCAGGGCTCGTTCCTGGGCGCCGAGGTCAGCGGGTCGCTCTCGGAACTGGCGGCGAGGGTGCTGAAGGAGAGCGGGCTCGAGGAGCACTACGCGAAGAAGTCCGGCGAGACCGAGGAGCAGCGCGAGGAGCGTGCGGCGAACCTGGCGGAACTGGTGTCGTCGGCGCGCGAGTTCGAGTTGGAGTACGACCCCGGGGCCGACGCCGCCGCGGCGCCGACGGAGACGCAGTCGCCCCCCCTGCTCACCATGCTGCGCGGGTATCTGGAGTCGGTGTCGCTGGTCGCCGACGCCGACAAGGTGGACCCGGCGCGAGGGGCGGTCACGCTGATGACGCTGCACGCCGCGAAGGGGCTGGAGTTCCGGGCCGTTGCGATGATCGGGCTGGAGGAGGGCCTGCTCCCCCACTCGCGCGCGAGAGAGAGCGCGTCGGAACTGGAGGAGGAGCGCCGTCTGGCGTTCGTGGGCGTGACCCGCGCGATGGAGCGCCTGCTGATCACCAGCGCCAAGTATCGCACGGTGCGAGGGATGCGCGACCGGACCGTCCCCAGCCAGTTCCTGCGCGAGTTGCCCGAAGACGGCGTGGTGTTCTCGGACCAGGCCGACACGCTGGGCCACGAGGACGCCGACGACTTCGGCGAGCGCGTCGCGAAGACCTGGGGCGAGCCCAAGATGAACGCCCAGTTCCCGACCGGGTGCATGGTGCGTCATCCGCGCTTCGGCGTGGGGAAGGTGGTCGCCGTGACGGGCGGGATGGACGCGAAGGCGACGGTCGCGTTCCGGGATGTCGGGACCAAGACGCTGGTGCTTCGCTACGCGAACCTGCACCGGGTGGACTGA